The DNA sequence AGCAGGCGATTCGGACGGGCAACCTGTTCGAACTGGTCGAGAACCGCGCGCGCGCCCACCCGGCCATGCTCGACGGCTATCGGGCGCTCGGCGACCACGCGGCGCAACTCGAACGCACCGACCCGGCCTCGAAGGGAGCGTTCTTCTATCTCTCCGGCGAGAGCGCGGCCCGGCCGGAAGTCGTCCGTCACCATCAGCGACTCTCGCGGCTGAATTCCGAGGGACGGGTGCTCCTGACCGAGGGCAACCCGAGCAGTCGCTACGACGAATCGTGGAACGTCGTCCCGCCGTTCGGTCCGTTCCCGCGTGCGCTCTCGGAGACGTATCCGCTTACCGCCGAGATTCCGGACCGGATGGACACGGCGGGGTACGAGTCGGCGGCCCGCGGCGTGGCTCGGTTGGTCGAGGAGAACCCGGAGACGGAGTTCACGCTCGCACACCGTGGCTGGCCCGAATCGGCGCTCTCCGTCGTTCCCGATGCGGTGCGAACCGTAGACCTCTCGACCGTTTGAGCGACCGCGGATCCTCGTCGGCATATATATTCCATTAATTCGAAAGCGAAACCATTGGGACGGCTCCATCCTTTATTTCAGGTGCCGGGATGGTATGGGTCCCGGTACTGGACAACTTATATTGGCTGTCACGGACTCGCTGTGGAGGGCGAGTACCTTCCGTGACCAGCGTTGCCCATCCGGGTCGGTGGCGGCGTCAACTCACTTCGACCCGACGGCTACGCTGTCCTTCTCTTCGGCCGTTACTTCTCGCGATCAGTAGCGTGGCTACTCCACGGAGCTTTGGACCCCTCGTCGTTCAGATAAACTGCCTGCCATGGAAGCCAGAGTTCCCCTCCGGACGCATACCGTAGTAGGAGTGCCGGGAAAACCCGGTACGAGGTGACTATCAATGAGTTCGACCAACGAATCTACACCGTCGAAATGGGTGTCCGGTGCGAACGTTCTGCTCGGGTTGTGGCTGTTCTTCGTCCCGACGTTCGTTTGGTCGGCCAGTGGCACGAGCTTCTGGAACGACATCATCATCGGTGCGGCCATCACCATCATCGGCGCGTACGGCGTGTATAGCGCGACGAACGGCGGTTCACCGGCGAACTGGAGCAACGGACTCAACACGCTACTCGGCTTGTGGATGATCGCGTCCGCGTTCATCTGGGCTGTGACGAACCTGTTGTTCTGGAACGACATCGTCGTCGGCGTCGTCGTCGCGGTCCTCGCCGGGTTCGCGACGTTCACCGGTTCCGGTACCCGGACGGAGACCAGTCAGGAAGCGAACGCGGGCAGTGAGTAAGTATCGTCTCCACCCAGTAGTTGCCCTTTTTTCGAAAACGATAGTTCGAGGGAGTCACGTCCCCTGCCGGACATCGCGGTCTCGATGACGGACTCGCGGAGTTACGCAAGATAGTTCAATCCGCTTCCCCGAAACACGGGTATGACCGACTATTTCGAGGTTCACGGCCGCGACGGGGCGGCCCGAATCGGGGAACTCCGCCTCTCCGAGTCAGTGACCACGCCCGGACTCGCTGACGACGTGGTTTCCGACGGCGGAAGCCTCTGGTTCAAGGAGCGCGACGTGCCGGAGGGTGACGAGTCGAAACTGACCGTACTGCCACACCGCGCGTTCCCGAGCGGTACCGACGACGAAGTGATGGAGTCGTTCGCCGTGGACTACCCGGACGTGGAGTTCCCGAGCGCCGCCGTCGTCTCCCCCGAGACGGCCGAGGACTTCGGTGCTGACGCCTACATCGTCTCGGGTGCCCGTGGTTTCGTCGGCCACGGAGCGGGATTCAAGGATGCCGTCATCGAAACCCGCGACGCGATTCCCGGCGACAGCGCGCTCATGCTGTCGGGCGTCGCCACGCCGGAAAACGTCGCCACGCTGGTGTACGCCGGAGTTGACCTCGTGGATTCGGATTTGGCCGTCGTCAAGGGAACCCAAGGCAAGTATCTCACTACCGAGGGTCAACACTATCTCGACGACCTCCACGAACTGCCGTGTTCCTGCCCGGCCTGCCAGCGTCCGCTGGACGAGTTCACGCGCGAACACTGCGTCGAACACAACGTCAACGCGCTCCGGGCCGAGTTGGCCATCGTCCGCGAGCGAATCCGCGCGGGGCGACTCCGGGACTACATCGAGGGGCAGGCCCGCCACGAGCAGTGGCTCACCGCGGCGTTCCGCGAGTTCGACCAGGAGTGGAGCTACGTGGAGGAACGCACCTCAGTCATCCGCAATTCGGAACTCGCGGCCGCCACCGAGGACAGCCTGCGCCGCGTCGAGATTCAGCGCTTCGCCGACCGCGTGACGACGCGCTACCGAAATCGGTTCGACCGCCCGCTGGTGCTTCTTCCCTGCTCCGCAAAAAAGCCCTACAGCGAATCCCAGAGCCACGGTCAGTACCACGACGCCATCCAGTTCCGCGCGCACAAGGTGTCGATGACGAGTCCCATCGGCGTCGTCCCGCAGGAACTCGAACTCACGTACCCCGCACAGCACTACGATTCGGTCGTGACCGGTCGCTGGAGCGAGGACGAAAAGGAGTTCGTCGCGGAAGTCCTCCGGCGGTACTTGGAGCGAAACGAGTACCCGAGGGTCATCGCGCACGTTCCCGGTGAAGGCTACCGCGACGTCTGTGAGCGCGTCGAGGACGCGCTGGACATGGAGTTCGAGTATACCGTCGAGGACCACCCGACGACGACCGAATCGCTCGCCAACCTCGCCAGCACCCTGACCGGCGAATCGAAGTACGGCAAGCGCGACCGACAGCACAACACCGTCCGGGCGATGGCCGACTACCAGTTCGGTGACGGCGCGGGCGACGAACTGTTCTCGGAACTCAACATCCAGAGCCGCTACCCGAAACTGCGCGTGCACGACGACGACGGCGAGCAACTCGCCGCGATGGTTCCCCAGTACGGAATCCTCTCGTTCACGCTCAACGGTGCACGCCACTGGGTCGAGAGCGGCGCGCCGGTCAAGCGCGTCGAAATCGACGCCTTCGCCCCGCACGGAAGCGTCCTCGCACCCGGCGTCGTGGACGCGGACGACGACATCCGCCCCGGCGACGAAGTCGTCATCGAGGGCCCGAAGGCGTTCGCCATCGGCCGCGCCGAGATGAGCGGCCCTGAAATGGTCGAATCCACCCGTGGCATCGCCACCGAGGTTCGACACGTCGAAGAAAAGTAGGCTGATTCGCTCAGAATTTATAATTCGTTCGCGAGTTTATAATTCGAGGCGCGACTTTTTAGGCGATAAATAATAAATCCCCTCGGGGTGGTATCCTCTCCTATGGGAGCACCTGCCGACCTCGAGTTCGAAGACGCGATTCAACAACGTATCTACCACCACGTCGAGACCAGCGGGGCGGCCACCATCGGGGAGGTTCGCGACGAGGTCCGAATCGACTCGCCGTCCGGGTCGAAACCGGCCCGCTCGGGTACGACCGAGCCACGGGTTCGAATCCCGGCGGAGGAGTTCCACAACTCCGTCGCCGCGCTCGTGGATTCCGGTCTCCTCGTCCAGAGTGAAGGGGAACTCCACCTCGCGATGGACGACGACGTCGAGGAGTACGACGAAACCGACCTCTCGTACCGAATCCGGCAAGCCCACCAGTCCGACTGGCGGGGCATCGAAACCGCGATTCGTGAGGTCGCCGACGAGGGCGCGTCGATTTCCGCCAAACGCGTCGCGGCCGACATCGGCGACGAGGGCGCGCTCCTCCGGCGCAACGACCGCCGCTCGCGCATGTTCTACGTCGCCACCGTCACCGGCGGCGAGAACGACGGCGAAGTCGCCGGATGGGTCCACTTGGACGCGCCGGAACTCGACGAACTGCGCCACACCGCCGAGTTGACCGTCGGCGTCCGCGGCCCCTACCGCGAACACGGCATCGGCGGCCGCTTGCTCGAACGCGCGATGAACTGGGCCGCGGAGACGGATTTCACCAAGGTTTACCAGAGCCTCCCCGCCACCAACGAAACCGCCATCGAACTGCTGCAGGACTACGGCTGGGAGACCGAGGCCGTCCGTCCGGACCACTACCTCGTCGGCGACGAGTTCGTTGACGAAGTCATGATGGCCCGAAAGCTCTGATTCGAGAAATACGTCTCCGATAAACGTGACAAGCCGTGGTCTTCGTGTTTTTCGTCAGTCGTCAGTGACGACGAGATGTGTTTGGTGGTTTTGCGATTGCAGTTGCTAGGAGGTAGACCCCGAAAGCTCGCCCGTCCAAGCGAGTGGCCGCGCGCGAGAAACGCGTGCGAGGGATGACTGAGCGACCTAGAACGAGCGAGGGAATCGGCTGGGGAGGCGTGTGGGCGGTAGTGGTGCTGTCGTTTGGGTGTCCCTGTGAGTGTGCGAACTGGCTCGTCGGAGCGTGTCTCCGACGGGTGGATTGAAAGGGGCCGTCCGCTCGCGCATCGTTTAGTCGCTGTGGAGGCCCTATCCGCGCGGTTGTGTGGAGAGCGCGGATATCTTCCACAGCGACCGCGAGCGGGCGGGGGCTTTCGAGGAAGTCTTCCCAGCAACTGCACCCGTAAAAGTACCAAAATATCTCCGACGAAACGAACGTAGCGGGAGTGTTCGAGGACGTCGTTGTCGGTCTGTCTATCGCGTCAGCAGTTTCCACACTGCGCTGACGATGAGGACGCCGACGAAAAGCAGGACGAACGGCCACAGAGCGACCGGTTCGACGTACATCAGCGCTGTACCTCGGTCGGTGTGTCCGTGGCTATCCACTCCGCGGTTCGCTCCGGATGCCGTATTTCCATCCAGCCGTTCGAGCAGAACACCGTCTCGTACGTACCCCCTGTCTTCGTCATCACTACGGGCTGGTGCCCATCCCCCGTCCGACGAATGGCGTGGAACGTACTTTGTTATCCACGCCGTAGCCCCGATAAGTCGGCCCTGACTACCGGGCCAGCGGGAGGCTATAACTCGTTTCCCGCTCCATGACCGCGTCCCACGTGTGCTCACACTCGCAGGTCACTTCCTCGAACACGGAGGGGTCCTGGCGCAGGTCGAAGTCCTTGATGGCCTTCTGGACGAGGTCGTCGCACTCGCCGCAGTTGTGTGCGCCACGGTCGCTGCCGTGCCCGACGGGATCGGAAACGACGATTGCCGGGGCGTCGGCGGTGTCCTCCAGCACGTCACAGACGCTCCAGAGCCACGGCGGACGGTAGCCGTTCCGGAAGTACAGTTCGTCGACCATCGTGTACCGTTGGACGTTCGTCGGGTTCATCGAGACGGTGTGGGCGTACTCGGCGCACTTCCGGATGGACTCCTTCATGTCTTGGACGGCTTCCGGTTCCGAGAGAAACGGCGGCTTCATCAGCAGGTATGCTTTGATACCCGCACCGACCGATGCGGCGTTCTCGCTGGCCTGGATGAAATCGTCGAAGTCGAAGTACTTGTTCACACAATCGTGGCGAACGCGGTCGTTCGCCGTCTCCAACCCGATGGCCACGTCGGTCTCCAGTCCCTCCTCGCGGAAGTCCCGTAGCTTCTCGGGGGTGACGAAGTCCGGCAGGCTCTCCACGACGATCCGGTCGCGGTCGGAAAACGTCTCGGCGATGGCCTTCCGCGTCTCCGCGTCGACTTCGCGCTCGTCCAAGAACGACCCCGAGGTGTAGATTTTGATGAGGCCGCTCTTTTCGTCTGTGCCCTCGCGTTCGTGTTCGAGACAGACACCGATCTGATCCATCAGCGCGTCGTGGGGGACGCTGCCCCCCTCGACGGATTCGGCGACGTACCCGCACATCGTACAGCCACCGGCGCGCGCCCAGCGACAACCGCCGGTGTTGAGGATGATGGTCAAACTCTGGTACACGCCGTCGGGCGTGTTGTCCTCGTCCAACCACACCCGCGTCGGTTCGTGTGGGTCGTAGTGCTTCTCCTTCCGGGAGCGAATATCGCGCATCACGGAGTTGTGGGCGTCCATGCCCTTGCCCCGCTCGTAGCTCTCGGGCGTCGGCGTACTCATTGTCGGAGAAAACGGTTACGAGCGTAAATCGGCTTCGTCTCGTCGGGCGACGCGCCGCGAGCAGGCGAGGGCCAGCGCGCCGACGATTGCTCCGACCGTATCGGCGAGCGCGTCCCACACCGACGGGTCCCGAGGGACCGGTATCTGTGCAATCTCCATGGCGATGCCGAAGACGACGGCCGCCACGACCCCGACCGCGAAGACCACGACCCGTCGATAGTCGGGGCGAGACGCCGAGAGCGCGGCGGCGATGGTGGCGGCGAGCACGGCGTAGCCGCTCGCGTGAAACCACTTGTCCCGGCCGACGACCCCGAGCGGACCGAGTTTCTCCACGCCGACGTCCGGCGACGCGAACACCGAGAAATAACAGATGACGGCCGCGACGAAGATCACGAGGAGCCATCGGAGGCGGGCGGATTCGATTCGGGGCCGGGTCATTCGTTCGACTCATTGGCGGGAGATTTGTAAAGGACGACGGTTCTCCTGCGAACACGGTGCGACGCTGGTCAGTTCTTCGATCGCCGGTCCCCCACTCCTTCATTACAGATCTCCAATCCTCGATTGATTATATGTATTCAAATAGTCAATTTAACGGATAGATAGTAAATATAGTATCTGTCCATCTTCATCACGCATGCGTAAGAACTCACGTAGAACGTTCCTGAAGGTCGCCAGTGTGACCATCGGTGCTGGTTCCCTCGTCGGAACCGGCGCGACGAAAAGCGCGGTTCGAGCCGCGGACCTGCGGGACGCATCTTCCGATTCGGAGAACGACGCTCCCGCCGATTCGAATCCCGATAGTAACTGGACGGTTACCACATCCAGTACCATCTACGAACCGGCGGCCGTCTCCGACGAGGCCGTCTTCGCAGGGTCGATCGATGGCTTCGTGTACGCGATCGACCGGGCGACGGGCGACGAGCGCTGGACTGCCCAGCCGAACGACCAGCCGAAGTTCACGCCGGTTTACGCGGACGGAATGCTCTATACGAGGGGGAACACGACCTTCTCTGCGTTGGACGCCGACTCCGGAAGCGTCGTGTGGAGTACGACCATCGAAGACGGCACCTCCGCGGAGCCGGTCGTCCGCGACGGCGTCGTGTTCGTCCCGTCACCCCACTTCGACGCTCCGGAGAAACTGTACGCGTTCGATGCGGAGACGGGCGAGACGAGATGGACGTTTAAGGGAGACGGCTGTAAGTACGCCCGTGGCACTCCTGGCGTGCAGTTCGCGGGCGACGAACTTCTCCTCCTCGACGAAAAGACGCTCTGGAAGCTCGATCCGGACGACGCGAGCGTCCTGGCATCGTACAACTATGGGAAGTACGACGACTTCTACAGGTTGGCGACGAACGGCGAAATGGCGTATCTCAGTACGAGTACCGACACCCCGACGGACACGTTGGCGATCGATGTGAGCGACGGGTCGAAACGGTGGATGAAATCGTTCGGGACCGATACCCCCGTCCACACGATCTCGATGGACGACACGCTCTACGTCTCGAACGCACAAACCGGCGACAGTCGGCTCTTCGCGCTCGACGCCACGACCGGCGACCGACGCTGGCGGTTCGACGAACCGCGCGGAAACGTCAACATGACGCGGGCAACCGTCCGGGGCGATGCCGTCTTCGTCGGATCCGAGCGACGAGTGTACGGACTCGACCCGAGCGACGGAAGCGAACGAACCCACTGGGAGACGTCTGCGAGCGTGACGACCACGCCAGTCGCCACCGAGGATGCGGTCTACTCCACCAGCCACGACTTCGACGGCAACGGCTACGTCTACTCCTTCGAACGGGACGAGTAAACGCCGTCGAGTTCTTTTTCTGATTCACTGCGGTGCGTCCGTCATCCTGCGAGAATCGTCGCCGTATCTGTGTATATCGACATGTTCACCAACCGCGACTCAGCGAACGAAATCCACCGGTTTATTCATCATTATCGGACAGTTAGATGTGCAACGATGAGAGGAAAACTGACAACGTGTTCGATCCTGATTTTAAACAGAGTAGATGGATGGAGAAAAATCGTCCGTCAGTCGATGTCGTCGAGAAGTTGTCGAGGATCCCTTGATGACAAATGTACAACTGTTGTCTGCGATCTAGCACCCATCTGACCTATATCTACGATATCACTTATGGTGACCAGAAATCCGGCGGGAGAGTATTTAGAAACTCGATAGCAAAGATGGTTCGGTTGAATGAACTATCTGTATGTCCAAGGATACACGACGGACGTTTCTCAAGACGGTCGGTCTCGGCGTCGGGACCGTAGGTATCGTCGGTGCGGCCACCGAAACGAATATCGGCGTTCTCGCTGACGACGGTACCCCCTCCACACCCCCCGTATCCGAGGAGAATTGGTCCACGTTCCAGTACGATGCCGCGAACACCGGTCACTCACCGGGTAGTGCGCCGTCGGAGTATCCCTTCGTCGAATGGAGCAAGCAAATCGGCGACGGTGGATACATCATCTCCCCGCCGACCATCGTCGACGGCACGGGATACACCGTCGACACCAACGGGACGCTGACCGCGTTCGATTTGGAGACGAGGGAAACCGACTGGCAGGTATCGCTACAGAACGGTACGCCGCAGAAAGACGGACAGCAGACGCACAATCTCAGTCCCACCGTCGCCGGTGACGTGGTACTCGCGTCCGTCCACGGCGTCCTCCACGCTCGCAATATCTCCGACGGAAGCGTAAAATGGACGAAGTCCTTCGACAACGCGGACACGGAAAACAACTGGATCCTCTCCCCGACGACGGTCACCGACGGAACGGTGTACGTCTCCGCGGACGAGGACGGACTGTACGCCCTCGATTTGACGGACGGATCCGAGCGATGGTCCGTCGACGCCTCGGGGGAGATGTACGCTCCCGCCGTCGTCGATGGAGTGGCCTACTTCGTCGCGGACGACGGAATCCACGCACTCGATGCCGACGACGGTACCGAACAGTGGCACGTCGAAGAAAATCGCAACCCGCACGCAGCACTGACCGTCGCCGACGGCCGTGTCTACGCGGACAATCGAGAGTACGTCATGGCGTACGACGCGGACGACGGAACGGAACGCTGGTCGTACGATGGCTCCGACTATTTCGGCGGTTCGTCCGCGTACGCGGACGGAACGCTGTTTTGCATCACGGAGTCGGGTAATCCGTTCGCTCTCGACGGTGCGACCGGAACGAGGTTGTGGCACTCGTCGGAAGTCGGTGGTTCGTCGTCGTCGCTCAGCGTCGCCGATGGCGTCGTGTACGTCGTTAACGACGGCGTGTTCGCCACGAACGACGAAATCGGTGCGTTCGGACTCGACGCGAAAACCGGCGACGTGCTGTGGCGATACCAACCGCGTGACGTGAGTCACTACGCCTACCAACCCGCGTCGCCGACCATCGCGGACGGGACGCTCTACGTCGGCGACGACATGGGCTACGCCTACGCACTCGCGCCGACGGCACCGGACGGCACGAACTGGCGGTTCGAAATCGCGTCCGAGACGACAGAGGAATTCATCCGGAATTCGCACCTTTCACCCGCCGTCGGCGAGGAGACGGTGTACAGCAGAACCGGCTGGGACGTGGTCGCCATCGACGATGAGAGCGGAACGGAACGATGGCGGTTCGAGGAGGAAATCGAACTCTATCTCGCTCCCGTCTCCGCCAACGGAACCGTTTTCGTCGTCGGCGAGGGCGACAACACCGGCGAGGACTTGCTGTACGCGCTGGACGAACAGGCCGGAACGGTGCAATGGAGACACTCGTTCGACAGTCGAGTTCATCAGATAACCGCCTCCGAGGACGGAACGGTGTACGCGTACTCCGACGAACAACTCTTCGCGCTGGACGCCGACACCGGAAAACAGGAGTGGGTCCTCACCGGCGATGATTGCTCGCCCATCCACTCCCCCCGAACCGACTTCGTCGTAACCGACGACGACATCCTCTATGGGGCGTACAGCCACCTCTACGCGATCGACCGAACCGACGGGACGATTCGATGGTCGGAGTACCACCGTCTCATGTACACCGGTCTCGCCGTCGAGGACGGAACCGCCTACGTCGGCGTCAACGGCACGAGCGACGACGAACCGAACAACGTGTTGGCGTTCGACGTGGCCGACGGAAGCGAATTGTGGAGTACCCAAGTGACAGACATGCCTATCGACGGAATCGCCGTCGACGGCGATTCCCTGTACGCGACGCTCGGGTTCGGGAAAACACCGCTACTCGTCCAACTGTCGGCCGACGACGGAACCGAACGATGGCGGTTCGAGGGCAACGCGAAAGGAGATGGCGTCGTCACCGCACCCGTCACCGTGGACGATACCGTCTACTTCGCGGCGAACAGGCGGGTGTATGCGTTCGACAGTGACGGGAACCGAACCGAACGCTGGGAGACGACCGGGACGATAGCCGAACCACCCGTCGTCGCGGACGACGCGGTGTACGTCCCGAGCGTGGAACAGGTCGGTAGTGGACTCCTCTGCTTCGTCTACTCCTTCGACCGCAACGAATAGCGACGGGCACGCTCCGGACCCGTTCGTTTCTCCTCGTCTTGAAGTGACCGTTCTTCCGTCGCCGACGCGGTCATCCTAACCGGTATTGAACCGCACGACGTACAACCGGAGAGCACGCGCGCGAGCGAATCGCCGTCCGAAACCGCCGATTCGACGCCTGAGTTTAGCCGAAACACCTCGGAAATTTTCCATCCCGATGTCCCACGATAATTCAAAATAAATCGCCATTCTCGCGGCGCATGGCAACATCTGCCGGATCGAAAGCTTCTAAGTCTGGTTCTCGAACGGGACGATAGGATGTCCGACGAATCCGGAGACTCCCCGAAATTCGAAACGATGGCGGTGACGCACGCGGAACAACCGCCCCACCACGAACGAGCAGGCGACGTGACGATGCCGATTCACCTCGCATCGACGTACGAGGCGGGCGGTATCGACCCGGACGTGGGTCTCGAGGATTTGGATCCCGACGAGAACCAGTATCTCTACTCGCGTCTCGCCAACCCGACCCGCAATGCGCTGGAACACCGACTTGCGGCGCTCGAAGGCGGCGACTACGGGATGGCCTTCGCCTCCGGAACCTCCGCAATCGTCGCCACCATCACGGCGTCGGTTCGGCCCGGCGACCACGTCGTCGCGTTCGACGACCTGTACGGCGGCACCAAGACGATGCTCAAGGAGTTGTTCCGCGAGCGCCTCGACGTGGCCGTGGATTTCGTGGACGCCCGGGACACCGACGCCGTCTCCGACGCCGTCCGGGACGATACCGCTCTCATCTGGATGGAGACGCCGACGAACCCCCTGCTCCGACTCTGTGACATCGAAGCCATCGCCTCCATCGCCGAGTCCGTCGATGCGACCCTCGGCGTGGACAACACCTTCCTCTCGCCGTACTTCCAGCAGCCACTGGAACTCGGCGCCGATGTGGTCGTCCACAGCACGACCAAGTACCTGAACGGCCACAGCGACTCCATCGGCGGTGCCGTCATCACGGACGACGCCGACCTCGCCGACGAAATCGGCTTCCTCCAGCAGGTCGGCATGGGCAACATGCTCGCGCCGTTCGACGCCTTCCTCACCCTCCGCGGGTTGAAGACGCTCCCGCTCCGGATGCGTCAGCACGAGTCCAACGCCGCCGAAATCGCCGCGTACCTCGACGAACACGACGCGGTCTCGACGGTGTACTACCCCGGACTCGAATCCCACCCGCAGTACGAACTCGCCCAGCATCAGATGGACGGCGGCGGTGGCGTCCTCTCGTTCGAAATCGACGGCGGCCTCGAAACCGTGGAGCGCTTCGTCGCCGAACTGGAGGAGTTCCCGCTGGCCGTCAGTCTGGGCGGCGTCGAATCGCTCATCGAGCACCCGGCCAGCATGACCCACGCGCCGCTGACGCCGGAGGAACGTGAGGAAATCGGCATCTCGGATTCGTTGTTGCGCGTGTCCGTCGGCGTGGAACACCCGAAGGACCTCATCGCCGACCTGGAGTCGGCCTTCGAAGCGCTAGAATCGCGTTAGAGGTACCAGAACACCGCCATTCCGACGAGGAACGAAGCGGCGGCGAGGGCTAAAATCGCGAGTCGCTGTGCTACGCTCGCGGACTCCGGGTCCGCGACGCGGTTCGAGCCACGGAACTGCATGACGCCGATGGCGACGAGCGGTAGCCCGACAATCGAACCGAGTATCGCGTACGGCGAAACGAGAGTGGAACCGACGAGAAACGCGAGGGCCGTCGTGACACCGATGATGATGGACCCGATTCCCCGCTTTTGATGTCGTTCCATACGTGAATTCC is a window from the Haladaptatus sp. R4 genome containing:
- a CDS encoding PLP-dependent aspartate aminotransferase family protein; amino-acid sequence: MSDESGDSPKFETMAVTHAEQPPHHERAGDVTMPIHLASTYEAGGIDPDVGLEDLDPDENQYLYSRLANPTRNALEHRLAALEGGDYGMAFASGTSAIVATITASVRPGDHVVAFDDLYGGTKTMLKELFRERLDVAVDFVDARDTDAVSDAVRDDTALIWMETPTNPLLRLCDIEAIASIAESVDATLGVDNTFLSPYFQQPLELGADVVVHSTTKYLNGHSDSIGGAVITDDADLADEIGFLQQVGMGNMLAPFDAFLTLRGLKTLPLRMRQHESNAAEIAAYLDEHDAVSTVYYPGLESHPQYELAQHQMDGGGGVLSFEIDGGLETVERFVAELEEFPLAVSLGGVESLIEHPASMTHAPLTPEEREEIGISDSLLRVSVGVEHPKDLIADLESAFEALESR
- a CDS encoding SPW repeat protein, whose product is MSSTNESTPSKWVSGANVLLGLWLFFVPTFVWSASGTSFWNDIIIGAAITIIGAYGVYSATNGGSPANWSNGLNTLLGLWMIASAFIWAVTNLLFWNDIVVGVVVAVLAGFATFTGSGTRTETSQEANAGSE
- a CDS encoding PQQ-binding-like beta-propeller repeat protein; protein product: MSKDTRRTFLKTVGLGVGTVGIVGAATETNIGVLADDGTPSTPPVSEENWSTFQYDAANTGHSPGSAPSEYPFVEWSKQIGDGGYIISPPTIVDGTGYTVDTNGTLTAFDLETRETDWQVSLQNGTPQKDGQQTHNLSPTVAGDVVLASVHGVLHARNISDGSVKWTKSFDNADTENNWILSPTTVTDGTVYVSADEDGLYALDLTDGSERWSVDASGEMYAPAVVDGVAYFVADDGIHALDADDGTEQWHVEENRNPHAALTVADGRVYADNREYVMAYDADDGTERWSYDGSDYFGGSSAYADGTLFCITESGNPFALDGATGTRLWHSSEVGGSSSSLSVADGVVYVVNDGVFATNDEIGAFGLDAKTGDVLWRYQPRDVSHYAYQPASPTIADGTLYVGDDMGYAYALAPTAPDGTNWRFEIASETTEEFIRNSHLSPAVGEETVYSRTGWDVVAIDDESGTERWRFEEEIELYLAPVSANGTVFVVGEGDNTGEDLLYALDEQAGTVQWRHSFDSRVHQITASEDGTVYAYSDEQLFALDADTGKQEWVLTGDDCSPIHSPRTDFVVTDDDILYGAYSHLYAIDRTDGTIRWSEYHRLMYTGLAVEDGTAYVGVNGTSDDEPNNVLAFDVADGSELWSTQVTDMPIDGIAVDGDSLYATLGFGKTPLLVQLSADDGTERWRFEGNAKGDGVVTAPVTVDDTVYFAANRRVYAFDSDGNRTERWETTGTIAEPPVVADDAVYVPSVEQVGSGLLCFVYSFDRNE
- a CDS encoding GNAT family N-acetyltransferase; this translates as MGAPADLEFEDAIQQRIYHHVETSGAATIGEVRDEVRIDSPSGSKPARSGTTEPRVRIPAEEFHNSVAALVDSGLLVQSEGELHLAMDDDVEEYDETDLSYRIRQAHQSDWRGIETAIREVADEGASISAKRVAADIGDEGALLRRNDRRSRMFYVATVTGGENDGEVAGWVHLDAPELDELRHTAELTVGVRGPYREHGIGGRLLERAMNWAAETDFTKVYQSLPATNETAIELLQDYGWETEAVRPDHYLVGDEFVDEVMMARKL
- a CDS encoding archaeosine biosynthesis radical SAM protein RaSEA → MSTPTPESYERGKGMDAHNSVMRDIRSRKEKHYDPHEPTRVWLDEDNTPDGVYQSLTIILNTGGCRWARAGGCTMCGYVAESVEGGSVPHDALMDQIGVCLEHEREGTDEKSGLIKIYTSGSFLDEREVDAETRKAIAETFSDRDRIVVESLPDFVTPEKLRDFREEGLETDVAIGLETANDRVRHDCVNKYFDFDDFIQASENAASVGAGIKAYLLMKPPFLSEPEAVQDMKESIRKCAEYAHTVSMNPTNVQRYTMVDELYFRNGYRPPWLWSVCDVLEDTADAPAIVVSDPVGHGSDRGAHNCGECDDLVQKAIKDFDLRQDPSVFEEVTCECEHTWDAVMERETSYSLPLAR
- a CDS encoding VanZ family protein — encoded protein: MTRPRIESARLRWLLVIFVAAVICYFSVFASPDVGVEKLGPLGVVGRDKWFHASGYAVLAATIAAALSASRPDYRRVVVFAVGVVAAVVFGIAMEIAQIPVPRDPSVWDALADTVGAIVGALALACSRRVARRDEADLRS
- a CDS encoding PQQ-binding-like beta-propeller repeat protein, which gives rise to MRKNSRRTFLKVASVTIGAGSLVGTGATKSAVRAADLRDASSDSENDAPADSNPDSNWTVTTSSTIYEPAAVSDEAVFAGSIDGFVYAIDRATGDERWTAQPNDQPKFTPVYADGMLYTRGNTTFSALDADSGSVVWSTTIEDGTSAEPVVRDGVVFVPSPHFDAPEKLYAFDAETGETRWTFKGDGCKYARGTPGVQFAGDELLLLDEKTLWKLDPDDASVLASYNYGKYDDFYRLATNGEMAYLSTSTDTPTDTLAIDVSDGSKRWMKSFGTDTPVHTISMDDTLYVSNAQTGDSRLFALDATTGDRRWRFDEPRGNVNMTRATVRGDAVFVGSERRVYGLDPSDGSERTHWETSASVTTTPVATEDAVYSTSHDFDGNGYVYSFERDE
- the arcS gene encoding archaeosine synthase subunit alpha, encoding MTDYFEVHGRDGAARIGELRLSESVTTPGLADDVVSDGGSLWFKERDVPEGDESKLTVLPHRAFPSGTDDEVMESFAVDYPDVEFPSAAVVSPETAEDFGADAYIVSGARGFVGHGAGFKDAVIETRDAIPGDSALMLSGVATPENVATLVYAGVDLVDSDLAVVKGTQGKYLTTEGQHYLDDLHELPCSCPACQRPLDEFTREHCVEHNVNALRAELAIVRERIRAGRLRDYIEGQARHEQWLTAAFREFDQEWSYVEERTSVIRNSELAAATEDSLRRVEIQRFADRVTTRYRNRFDRPLVLLPCSAKKPYSESQSHGQYHDAIQFRAHKVSMTSPIGVVPQELELTYPAQHYDSVVTGRWSEDEKEFVAEVLRRYLERNEYPRVIAHVPGEGYRDVCERVEDALDMEFEYTVEDHPTTTESLANLASTLTGESKYGKRDRQHNTVRAMADYQFGDGAGDELFSELNIQSRYPKLRVHDDDGEQLAAMVPQYGILSFTLNGARHWVESGAPVKRVEIDAFAPHGSVLAPGVVDADDDIRPGDEVVIEGPKAFAIGRAEMSGPEMVESTRGIATEVRHVEEK